The proteins below come from a single Thalassomonas actiniarum genomic window:
- a CDS encoding C80 family cysteine peptidase, protein MTIQQTPDSENAVQVSDKSHLPEFWQTFDWAVVKQAARENIESILGENFTQFLGSGQAPDFIDSADNGAFDDAGSNVLGERSFRVKYYTDTVENDGKNLDAFIRAHGVDDNKSQAEIQSMLTNKSTAPVAFADKAGVLRINIDHPDFYRNGKFDRDFAVSTLVHEAMHTLSFARAGLRKESLRGDNWKKIVDSGLPLDELVTDYMGETTAKKAFGNDFAYRTNYFSNPNTSDSGYTLRGQLTRHFSEDVGTILSGYFLSPTSIDAWAGQPSVRNAEMSNAEYINNVVVTESEPYAKGSSSPAVGARSGIRNKVGAINTKLQSLGLTGNMTENMVEGTAFTVYGPQTRSEYEAIYKVAYPQASEVPAVFRLGEQVFVLADGTGNGKTPAQVWSALQNNFKAEIYAASIYKSLKSQQNLPDWISAQPQRLSAMSSLLASQFSSTVVPLNFLGDAGSELNDLKRVLAEHSPELFATNGKLVPEKFAQLIAQPQAPQGWLNSQENSGEILEHLGDNVSETPDVDGNDGQESAMQQRQLDKFWTDFDWTAVKNADKAVLGLPDSGNKPVIYDKVLLKEIENSDSLSDAEKVALSGFDDADSGSSGDRNFRVKYYSTQGHGEYPERNNLLAYQKAFANDQGIGLSASDTAPAPAFSGKDGIIRIFVDAPDFYRNGHLDEDFTKSTLAHESVHASSSGRRAFGPFSLETQKANWDEMVTDYLGEKVAKGVFGEDFAFRTNYNNKNAVYNAGLTLRGQLERHYSTEQVDRIVEQYLFDPASFGEWLNQPSQGNPELNNQKYLENIISEEVDVTANYFLKEGNTLLNSLPGKIAKVNNVLDAMGVPKISEADLTKQLVVYGVNTKQAFDAVYRVAYPQAGEEVSVPSLYTVDNYVYMYAPEGDKALLWGNNDNVGASDKLITTMVKTAVQKSLATATHVPDWLKADTASLSQLANLLTAQIVPTFGTKSRFKTVLRRFTLESAESAQYETFKLYLTDNNLVSFNESGQIVPESLTGLLSRAGAPAGWQQSVSVLSAEGEIAYAHKVIDNRDVNTWDAPEVTPRQDGGSTRYDAQVIVQLENDPIAKRAAARLAGKHPDSSVIVQLDANGNPKVVYGDMSILDSDGVDNIRWQLVGHGRAADDGSRTLAGRSAAELAAQLVDIKGTLTPGRISLVGCSLASHSQQANFGEQLTQELKWADTEISVRTSELAVDSAGHKHVQDANGDWVHKDSNNKLVLQWDPQNNTVERSSAYDYNGQELAYESPGDEAVDGVLGPKFKGKGAKLKVEPVAPPPTAAEYLQQNKELLHSKMQDLDNPVFNRAADAPSYETFQAREVAVENGFRLTKTDADVFLHANRVEGLSQGGSAGDKIHISVQEGEVSRAFELIKGLLFSADSPIDSWKVTDMSRTGADSRVKVGTQFTLYIKTDNERKEYSAEGLKKVQTFVSELESTLNEGGITPGVKPSSDVSPSQWQYASYRNELSSDREGGEQQTQALQAQPFYQLITQDPTVLVKDFAQDFARANIEADYFNRFYGEGSAEVYRESDGSVKLRMLKIPGKSLDKLTLAELPANAKELYLNMIADLGDAQLYHQDLKLSKVLYDKASNRFWPKDFTGAEDYSDADKLSNFDSAAAQFEQNLVDISRDNTPAGEVLESLGESNLSTQEKLVLLDKAYGKVAIGGIEIRRERLRRMGAQIDGKLVDADTDFTSPSLQDDLTFDSERLLKQLLNLSDDEAGKNKQALYINLFGDKANTPLSDAALLQFIDNNPGNQSLATIALYLKRQTRAGVYSSTENAEGQPSKAKRFIAYANTLITDLDAPPANLGSDLRKWVKVQDFAEQTNNYGAWQDDPAVVREIGGLFTRSNGELSLDQTKVDNLSSAQLKTLKVKLDTLTINELRTLDEQKGTLESGISREQLYKAGAIIDGKAVHSQSNFTSQQLVFDGDKFAHAFATADTVGKARYLDVLNRSANQQGVSAESLIAGEGTLVDSVKLSMAELADSDSWNDGKLKIGAFDDISVGIDTAVAAKSSSINAAGAAAGNTLSVIDKYGKASGFWSLFKSIGKDDQKGIESSAGGLANTFGSEAIEKLSQKVGARIARSATASLKSIGGRIASGVGKVLGKGAGVIGALASVPFDVYYGIVEPLKGFEDKKGLERQDAIYSITTSAISITAATVFAGLTLVAGPVGAIAGAVFAVVMVGVDAIYSAVRKVQAIEEIIPLTAGQRAEIGTRAFFGDTTPQNIQEDVLQAQYSSKYQELLKSSADNLLAGVSDNFSAVIYEETEVKVQKFAEGYLDTGGTYQDAWEGGEINHEHIHINTAQYEGGGWTLNRNRQYAEIYADYHNANFDYSAGLDSSGHLKQVGNVQSDKGVLFNLANGNDTGIGLKANANMFMLETGNKNITGGDKQDIFVLNASVPLTGADGRLFDEARATHAALFSSYRYDLDGGDGIDSLQLNTVFAGTDYLGYKVDLAAETIALKHKNGTQTNIGTVANMENLLLGIAATDFKTQHHFVGDENNNLLTGKGKDTLEGGAGADSYRIGELENGDKVTIIETAAQDEIEGNSVEVNDVLLGTQFTDLDNWQIVGNDLIISLKKGGQVQVKDMYELNAQGERVRLNKLLRFSTTDGFMLSAQLPQTISGNGNVDDFKLSTIYNAAMDQQRLQGSNQGVEIDLAAGSISRKGDGAGLTQLENNRQISYQGSQTKTKYWFDAAAKDISIRMDVDFRFHDFDSIYGPRGQRVVTFNDFKLVFVIDKGNGQKEEVKLDIGSFIDDKSEQWDYDFHERKHSLTLNVEGQEQKAVYDALRFYTNDGYEVNFGIELGNIMRRFEIFSDGGYMDASSPMSTTIYSDLSQAGGLVTTEHTGFSVPKPIVLSERYELAAQGTELNDNIVGDSKDNILVAQGNDTLTGRAGADIYVAASAGITVIDNQDTSTAPENDAIVVDAGMEEIDMWRDDNDLVLRYRNSQGEKVVVEVRNYYQHDSQGNYPNAHLYLVDNEGGSMHFSYDKEKDILVKALVGGDVTEKSAPTFQGDILIAGDETNTLIGGNGHDWLQLDADSGKKIDSPLMLRGNAGDDMYDLSQLGEQEVIIDNRDDDRDIDTVAITLDPATGEQGLSFNRDNQDLVVNFQSGTGKAGKFTLADYFLSENYQHIKLLVLNNLPTDDAAGFSGLSAEAFRAKAYAAPLALESQNSIGADALVDSIANFHNPFEDVQSTDVTVKIGGAENGELATTMHISLMAGDRILNKISLPQALSQGYPSADSIALAINTAMPGGMTFADTSLRNESLSAFVKGLLNDPAKRIIPNRWFIDGTTAAIAPVDSSAVAWGSEFVQSNSESIAAQEGTVVKVLGNEFSAAKQYRLEVSTEGDITGLSLSLFAGDTLLKTAAQANTLAINPNELSYEQLSAALNQGMRLEISNSGDTEVSLANITLDAKAVNAHISYTTSRREIISGQVLDAQAWENMSKKEQDDYIAVGQAANEKPGNGTVFDLGWGAIESNIDGVNTYNDNFEGFGNVQGTILDDYIEGARYETSKNTLDGRAGDDIIRGFAGTNVLIGGTGNDVMDGGAGNTTYHYTKGDGVDVIRDSGGENTLILDGLDTDDIWLTKQQDDSLLIEFGDSQNGTDWQNGANGSITVHGNIDEVSLGDHSLSSANINLLVQAMAGSDIGDLDGVSGNGQTVKQQLDTLWMPKAS, encoded by the coding sequence ATGACGATACAGCAAACCCCGGATTCCGAAAATGCAGTGCAGGTGTCGGATAAAAGCCATTTGCCCGAGTTTTGGCAAACTTTTGACTGGGCGGTGGTAAAGCAGGCTGCCAGGGAGAATATTGAAAGTATTCTCGGTGAGAATTTCACTCAGTTTCTCGGTAGTGGCCAGGCCCCCGATTTTATCGACAGTGCCGATAATGGCGCATTTGACGATGCAGGCAGTAATGTCCTGGGAGAACGGAGTTTTAGAGTCAAATATTACACAGACACCGTCGAAAATGACGGTAAAAATCTCGATGCTTTTATCCGTGCCCACGGGGTGGACGATAATAAATCCCAGGCTGAAATTCAGAGTATGCTGACCAATAAGTCAACCGCCCCGGTAGCCTTTGCCGATAAGGCGGGCGTATTGCGCATCAATATCGATCACCCCGACTTTTACCGCAACGGTAAATTCGATCGGGATTTCGCCGTTTCAACGTTAGTGCATGAAGCTATGCATACCCTGTCTTTTGCCAGGGCCGGGCTGCGTAAAGAAAGTTTGCGTGGTGATAACTGGAAAAAGATTGTTGATTCCGGTTTGCCGTTAGACGAACTGGTGACAGACTATATGGGGGAAACCACCGCCAAAAAAGCTTTCGGCAATGATTTTGCGTACCGTACCAACTATTTTAGCAATCCCAATACCTCAGACAGCGGTTATACCTTACGGGGGCAGTTAACCAGGCACTTTTCTGAGGATGTCGGTACTATTCTGTCCGGTTATTTCTTATCGCCAACCAGTATTGATGCCTGGGCCGGTCAGCCATCGGTGAGAAATGCCGAGATGAGTAATGCCGAATATATTAATAATGTTGTAGTGACTGAGTCCGAACCTTACGCCAAAGGCAGTTCATCGCCAGCGGTCGGCGCCCGTTCGGGGATCCGCAATAAAGTGGGTGCTATAAACACGAAATTGCAGAGTTTGGGCCTGACAGGCAATATGACCGAAAACATGGTGGAAGGCACAGCCTTTACCGTTTATGGTCCGCAAACCCGCTCCGAATATGAAGCTATTTATAAGGTTGCTTATCCGCAGGCGTCCGAAGTACCCGCGGTATTCCGTTTGGGAGAGCAAGTTTTTGTTTTAGCCGATGGTACGGGCAACGGTAAGACCCCGGCGCAAGTTTGGTCGGCACTACAGAATAATTTTAAAGCCGAAATTTATGCGGCCAGTATTTACAAGTCTTTAAAAAGCCAGCAAAACTTGCCCGATTGGATAAGTGCGCAGCCGCAGCGATTATCGGCTATGTCAAGTTTGCTTGCCAGCCAGTTTAGTAGCACCGTTGTACCGCTTAATTTTTTAGGAGATGCCGGCAGTGAATTAAATGATTTGAAGCGTGTATTGGCTGAGCATTCACCTGAGTTGTTCGCCACAAACGGGAAATTGGTACCGGAAAAGTTTGCCCAATTAATTGCCCAGCCGCAGGCGCCGCAAGGCTGGCTTAACAGCCAGGAAAATAGCGGTGAAATACTTGAACATTTGGGAGACAATGTTAGTGAAACTCCTGATGTTGACGGAAACGACGGCCAGGAGAGCGCTATGCAGCAAAGGCAGTTGGATAAATTCTGGACGGATTTTGACTGGACGGCAGTAAAGAATGCCGATAAAGCGGTGCTTGGTTTACCGGATAGCGGCAATAAGCCGGTGATATATGACAAAGTGCTGTTAAAAGAGATCGAAAACAGCGACAGTCTCAGCGATGCCGAAAAAGTCGCTCTGTCAGGTTTTGATGATGCAGATAGCGGCTCAAGCGGTGACCGTAATTTCAGGGTGAAATATTATTCCACTCAGGGGCATGGCGAATACCCGGAAAGAAATAATTTGCTGGCCTATCAGAAGGCTTTTGCAAACGATCAGGGGATTGGCCTATCTGCTTCAGATACGGCTCCGGCACCGGCTTTTAGCGGGAAAGACGGCATTATTCGTATTTTTGTCGATGCCCCGGACTTTTATCGTAACGGACACCTGGATGAAGATTTTACCAAATCAACGCTTGCCCATGAGTCGGTACATGCCTCATCGTCCGGTCGTCGTGCCTTTGGTCCTTTCAGCTTAGAAACCCAGAAAGCCAATTGGGATGAAATGGTTACGGATTATCTCGGGGAAAAAGTTGCCAAAGGTGTTTTTGGCGAAGACTTTGCCTTTCGCACTAACTATAACAACAAAAATGCGGTTTATAACGCTGGTTTAACACTAAGAGGCCAGCTTGAGCGGCATTATAGCACCGAGCAGGTCGATAGGATTGTTGAGCAGTATCTGTTTGACCCTGCCTCGTTCGGCGAATGGTTGAATCAGCCGAGTCAGGGGAACCCCGAGCTGAACAATCAAAAATATTTAGAAAATATTATTTCCGAAGAAGTCGACGTCACGGCAAACTACTTTCTCAAGGAGGGCAATACCCTGCTTAACTCCTTGCCAGGCAAAATAGCGAAAGTCAATAATGTCCTGGATGCTATGGGCGTGCCGAAAATAAGCGAAGCCGATTTAACAAAGCAATTGGTGGTATACGGTGTTAATACCAAACAGGCCTTTGATGCGGTATACCGGGTCGCTTATCCTCAAGCAGGTGAAGAAGTAAGCGTACCCTCGCTCTATACCGTTGATAACTATGTTTATATGTATGCGCCTGAGGGAGATAAAGCCCTGCTTTGGGGAAACAATGACAATGTCGGTGCATCGGATAAACTCATCACCACTATGGTTAAAACGGCCGTACAAAAGAGCCTTGCTACGGCAACTCATGTTCCTGACTGGCTAAAAGCCGATACGGCAAGTTTATCGCAACTGGCTAATTTACTAACGGCGCAGATTGTGCCCACTTTCGGGACAAAATCCAGATTTAAAACGGTATTGAGACGTTTTACTCTTGAAAGCGCAGAGAGTGCCCAGTATGAAACCTTCAAGTTATATCTGACCGACAATAACCTGGTATCGTTTAATGAAAGCGGTCAAATCGTTCCCGAATCATTGACTGGCCTGCTCAGCCGTGCCGGGGCCCCCGCCGGCTGGCAACAAAGTGTCAGCGTCTTAAGTGCAGAAGGGGAAATTGCCTATGCCCATAAAGTCATCGACAACCGGGACGTGAACACTTGGGATGCTCCGGAGGTAACACCAAGACAAGACGGCGGCAGCACCCGCTATGATGCCCAGGTGATCGTTCAGTTGGAAAATGATCCTATTGCCAAACGTGCAGCGGCCCGTCTGGCGGGCAAACATCCCGACAGCAGCGTTATCGTGCAATTAGATGCCAATGGCAACCCGAAAGTGGTTTATGGCGATATGTCGATACTCGACTCCGACGGTGTCGATAATATCCGCTGGCAGCTGGTAGGGCATGGCCGTGCAGCCGATGACGGCAGCCGGACGCTGGCGGGACGCAGCGCCGCTGAACTGGCCGCTCAATTGGTCGATATTAAAGGCACATTAACACCGGGGCGTATCAGCCTGGTGGGCTGCTCTCTTGCTTCGCATTCACAGCAGGCAAATTTTGGCGAACAGCTGACACAGGAGTTGAAATGGGCCGATACCGAGATATCGGTGCGCACTTCAGAGCTGGCGGTAGATAGCGCCGGTCATAAACATGTCCAGGATGCAAACGGCGATTGGGTGCATAAAGACAGCAACAATAAGCTGGTGTTGCAATGGGACCCTCAAAACAATACGGTTGAGCGCAGCAGTGCCTACGATTATAACGGGCAGGAGCTTGCCTATGAAAGCCCGGGTGACGAGGCTGTTGACGGTGTGCTTGGACCTAAGTTTAAAGGCAAGGGAGCTAAGCTGAAAGTTGAGCCGGTAGCGCCGCCCCCGACGGCAGCTGAATACCTGCAACAAAATAAAGAACTTTTGCACAGTAAGATGCAAGACTTGGATAACCCGGTGTTTAACAGGGCTGCAGATGCACCTTCGTATGAAACCTTCCAGGCAAGAGAAGTTGCTGTGGAAAACGGTTTCAGGTTAACGAAAACCGACGCCGATGTCTTTTTGCATGCCAACCGTGTTGAAGGTTTATCCCAAGGGGGCAGTGCCGGTGATAAGATCCATATCAGTGTACAGGAAGGGGAAGTCTCCCGGGCATTTGAGCTGATCAAAGGGCTGCTCTTTTCTGCAGACAGCCCCATAGATAGCTGGAAAGTGACCGATATGTCTCGTACCGGGGCTGATTCCAGGGTAAAAGTGGGTACGCAATTTACCTTGTACATCAAAACGGATAACGAGCGAAAAGAATACAGCGCCGAGGGACTGAAAAAAGTACAAACTTTTGTTAGTGAACTTGAAAGTACGTTAAATGAGGGGGGGATTACGCCCGGCGTGAAACCGTCCTCCGATGTCAGTCCGTCCCAGTGGCAATATGCTTCCTATCGCAACGAATTAAGCAGCGACCGGGAAGGGGGCGAGCAGCAAACACAGGCATTGCAGGCACAGCCTTTCTACCAGTTGATCACCCAAGACCCGACGGTGCTGGTTAAAGACTTTGCCCAGGATTTTGCCCGGGCAAACATAGAAGCGGATTATTTTAACCGCTTTTACGGGGAAGGCAGCGCCGAGGTTTACCGGGAAAGCGACGGTAGTGTTAAATTGCGTATGCTTAAAATACCGGGCAAATCGCTCGACAAGTTGACACTGGCTGAATTGCCGGCCAATGCCAAAGAGCTGTATTTAAATATGATCGCCGACCTTGGCGATGCCCAGTTATACCATCAGGATCTGAAACTGAGCAAGGTGCTTTATGATAAGGCAAGCAATCGCTTCTGGCCGAAAGACTTTACCGGTGCCGAGGACTACAGTGATGCTGATAAACTCAGCAATTTTGATAGCGCTGCTGCGCAATTTGAGCAAAACCTGGTTGATATAAGCAGGGATAATACCCCGGCAGGTGAAGTGCTGGAATCTCTGGGAGAGAGCAACTTAAGCACTCAGGAAAAATTAGTGTTGCTGGATAAGGCATACGGCAAAGTGGCGATTGGCGGGATAGAAATCAGGCGGGAGCGACTACGGAGAATGGGCGCTCAAATCGACGGTAAACTTGTCGACGCCGATACCGACTTTACTTCGCCTTCGTTGCAGGATGATCTGACCTTTGACAGCGAACGTCTGCTCAAGCAATTGTTGAATTTGTCCGATGATGAAGCGGGCAAAAACAAGCAGGCGCTGTATATTAACCTGTTCGGCGATAAGGCGAATACGCCGTTATCCGATGCTGCCTTATTGCAATTCATTGACAATAATCCGGGCAACCAAAGCCTGGCAACAATAGCTTTGTACCTGAAGCGTCAAACCCGGGCAGGAGTCTATTCAAGTACCGAAAATGCTGAAGGCCAGCCAAGTAAAGCGAAACGTTTTATTGCCTATGCCAATACCTTGATCACCGACCTTGATGCGCCGCCGGCAAACTTAGGCAGTGACCTGCGTAAATGGGTTAAAGTGCAGGATTTTGCTGAGCAAACAAACAATTATGGCGCCTGGCAGGATGATCCTGCCGTTGTTAGAGAAATAGGCGGACTTTTCACGCGCAGCAATGGCGAACTATCGCTGGATCAAACTAAAGTGGATAACTTGTCTTCGGCACAGCTTAAAACGCTTAAGGTCAAGCTCGATACCTTAACCATCAATGAATTACGCACTTTAGATGAGCAAAAGGGAACCCTGGAGTCCGGCATCAGCCGTGAACAGCTCTATAAAGCCGGCGCCATTATCGACGGTAAGGCGGTACATAGCCAAAGCAACTTTACTTCGCAGCAGCTGGTTTTTGACGGCGATAAGTTTGCACATGCTTTTGCCACTGCAGATACCGTCGGCAAAGCCAGATATCTAGATGTGCTTAACCGCTCCGCCAACCAGCAAGGCGTTTCAGCCGAAAGTCTGATCGCCGGTGAGGGGACATTAGTGGATAGCGTCAAGCTTTCGATGGCAGAGCTGGCAGACAGCGACAGCTGGAATGACGGCAAGCTGAAAATAGGCGCCTTTGATGATATCTCTGTCGGTATCGATACCGCCGTTGCCGCTAAATCATCAAGCATTAATGCTGCCGGGGCCGCGGCCGGCAACACCTTAAGCGTGATCGACAAATATGGCAAAGCCAGTGGTTTCTGGTCACTGTTCAAGTCGATCGGTAAGGATGATCAGAAAGGCATTGAAAGCAGTGCCGGCGGCCTGGCCAATACCTTTGGCAGTGAGGCCATCGAAAAGTTAAGCCAAAAAGTCGGTGCGCGTATTGCCCGTTCGGCCACCGCATCATTAAAGAGTATCGGCGGCAGAATCGCCAGTGGTGTCGGTAAGGTGCTGGGTAAGGGGGCCGGTGTTATCGGCGCGCTGGCCAGCGTGCCTTTTGATGTTTATTACGGCATTGTTGAACCGTTGAAAGGGTTCGAAGATAAAAAAGGCCTGGAGCGTCAGGATGCCATTTATTCCATTACCACTTCGGCTATTTCAATAACGGCAGCTACGGTTTTTGCCGGGCTGACCTTAGTCGCCGGACCGGTTGGCGCCATCGCCGGTGCCGTATTTGCCGTTGTTATGGTGGGTGTTGATGCCATTTATTCCGCGGTGCGTAAAGTACAGGCAATAGAAGAAATAATTCCCCTGACTGCCGGACAAAGGGCAGAAATAGGCACCCGGGCATTTTTTGGCGACACTACGCCTCAGAATATCCAGGAAGATGTGCTTCAGGCGCAATATTCTTCTAAGTATCAAGAGCTGTTAAAAAGCAGCGCCGACAACCTGCTGGCCGGTGTCAGTGACAATTTTAGCGCCGTTATCTATGAAGAGACCGAGGTTAAAGTACAAAAGTTTGCCGAAGGTTACTTAGATACAGGCGGCACATACCAAGATGCCTGGGAAGGAGGTGAAATCAACCATGAGCATATACATATCAACACTGCACAATATGAAGGAGGTGGCTGGACATTAAACCGCAATCGCCAATATGCCGAAATATATGCAGACTATCATAACGCCAATTTTGATTACTCCGCAGGTCTGGACTCAAGCGGGCATTTAAAACAAGTGGGCAATGTACAGTCAGATAAGGGTGTGCTTTTTAATCTGGCTAACGGCAATGATACCGGCATCGGGCTTAAGGCCAATGCCAATATGTTTATGCTGGAAACGGGTAATAAGAATATTACCGGCGGTGATAAACAAGATATCTTTGTGCTTAATGCCAGTGTCCCGTTAACCGGGGCCGACGGACGGTTATTTGATGAAGCCAGGGCAACACATGCGGCGTTATTTAGCTCGTACCGTTATGACTTGGACGGCGGCGACGGTATCGACAGCCTGCAACTTAACACCGTTTTTGCAGGTACCGATTATCTGGGCTACAAGGTCGACTTAGCCGCAGAAACTATCGCCTTGAAACATAAAAACGGTACGCAAACCAATATTGGCACAGTTGCCAACATGGAAAACCTGCTCCTGGGTATTGCTGCGACGGACTTTAAAACTCAGCATCACTTTGTCGGCGATGAAAACAATAATCTCTTAACGGGTAAAGGCAAAGACACCCTTGAAGGCGGCGCCGGTGCCGATTCCTACCGTATTGGCGAACTGGAAAACGGCGACAAGGTAACGATTATCGAAACCGCCGCTCAGGATGAGATCGAAGGCAATTCCGTAGAAGTTAACGATGTTTTGCTCGGCACTCAGTTTACCGATCTGGACAACTGGCAAATTGTCGGCAATGACTTGATTATCAGCCTTAAAAAGGGCGGACAAGTCCAGGTTAAGGACATGTATGAACTCAATGCGCAGGGAGAACGTGTCAGGCTCAATAAGCTGCTGCGTTTTTCTACCACAGACGGCTTTATGTTATCGGCGCAATTGCCGCAAACGATCAGCGGCAATGGCAATGTCGATGACTTCAAGCTTTCCACTATCTATAACGCAGCTATGGATCAGCAAAGGCTCCAAGGTTCAAATCAGGGCGTAGAAATTGATCTGGCAGCAGGCAGCATTAGCCGCAAAGGTGACGGAGCGGGACTGACACAGTTGGAAAATAACCGGCAGATCAGCTACCAGGGCAGCCAGACCAAGACCAAATACTGGTTTGACGCTGCAGCTAAAGATATCAGTATCCGCATGGATGTTGATTTCCGTTTTCATGATTTCGATTCTATTTATGGTCCGAGAGGTCAACGGGTGGTGACCTTTAATGACTTCAAACTGGTTTTTGTTATCGACAAAGGCAACGGCCAGAAAGAAGAAGTCAAACTCGATATCGGCTCATTTATCGACGATAAATCTGAACAATGGGATTATGACTTCCATGAAAGAAAGCATTCTCTAACCTTAAATGTCGAAGGGCAAGAGCAAAAAGCGGTATATGACGCTCTACGTTTTTATACCAACGACGGTTATGAAGTTAATTTCGGCATTGAATTGGGCAATATCATGCGCCGGTTCGAAATCTTCTCGGATGGGGGTTATATGGATGCAAGCTCTCCGATGTCGACGACGATTTATTCTGACTTGTCTCAGGCCGGTGGTTTGGTTACCACTGAGCATACTGGTTTTTCAGTGCCAAAACCTATCGTGCTCTCGGAGCGATATGAGCTTGCTGCCCAGGGCACTGAACTAAATGATAATATCGTTGGCGACAGTAAAGATAATATTCTGGTTGCCCAGGGTAACGATACCTTAACAGGACGTGCCGGAGCCGATATCTATGTTGCGGCCAGCGCCGGCATCACCGTTATCGATAATCAGGATACCAGTACGGCGCCTGAAAACGATGCCATAGTGGTCGATGCCGGTATGGAAGAAATTGATATGTGGCGCGATGACAATGATCTGGTATTGCGTTACCGTAACAGCCAGGGTGAAAAAGTTGTGGTAGAAGTACGCAATTATTATCAACATGACAGTCAGGGAAATTATCCTAATGCTCACCTTTATCTGGTGGACAATGAAGGGGGCTCTATGCATTTCTCTTACGATAAAGAAAAAGATATCCTGGTTAAAGCCCTGGTCGGCGGCGATGTGACAGAAAAATCTGCACCGACATTCCAGGGGGATATCCTTATTGCCGGCGATGAAACCAATACCTTAATAGGAGGCAATGGCCACGACTGGCTGCAGCTGGATGCCGACTCAGGTAAGAAAATAGACTCACCTTTGATGCTAAGAGGCAACGCCGGTGATGATATGTACGACCTGAGCCAACTTGGTGAACAGGAAGTCATCATAGACAACCGTGATGACGACAGGGACATTGATACCGTAGCAATCACATTAGATCCCGCAACCGGCGAGCAGGGACTCAGCTTTAACCGCGACAACCAGGATCTGGTGGTTAACTTTCAATCGGGCACAGGTAAAGCAGGTAAATTTACACTGGCCGATTATTTTCTTTCTGAGAATTATCAGCACATAAAACTGTTGGTGCTTAATAATCTGCCAACGGATGATGCCGCTGGTTTCTCAGGCCTGTCTGCCGAAGCATTCCGGGCAAAAGCCTACGCTGCTCCGCTTGCTTTAGAGAGCCAAAACAGCATTGGCGCAGATGCGCTGGTTGATAGTATTGCCAATTTTCACAACCCTTTTGAAGACGTGCAATCAACCGATGTTACGGTAAAAATCGGCGGCGCTGAAAATGGCGAATTGGCGACGACCATGCATATTAGCCTGATGGCAGGGGATCGTATACTGAACAAAATTAGTTTACCTCAAGCGCTTAGCCAGGGTTATCCCAGTGCAGACAGCATTGCGCTGGCCATTAATACTGCAATGCCGGGCGGCATGACTTTTGCCGATACTTCATTGCGAAATGAAAGCTTGAGTGCTTTTGTCAAAGGGCTCTTAAATGATCCCGCCAAACGCATTATTCCTAACAGATGGTTTATTGACGGCACTACAGCAGCAATTGCTCCTGTTGATAGCAGTGCAGTGGCCTGGGGGAGTGAATTTGTTCAGAGCAACTCTGAAAGTATTGCTGCACAGGAAGGCACTGTCGTTAAAGTACTTGGCAATGAGTTTTCTGCTGCCAAACAATACCGGCTTGAAGTCTCTACCGAAGGAGATATCACCGGGCTTAGTTTATCCTTGTTTGCCGGTGATACTTTGCTGAAAACCGCCGCTCAGGCCAATACGCTTGCTATTAATCCTAATGAGCTCAGTTATGAGCAGCTAAGTGCCGCCCTGAATCAGGGGATGCGCTTGGAAATCAGCAACAGTGGTGACACTGAAGTATCGCTAGCCAATATCACTTTGGACGCCAAAGCGGTTAACGCTCATATCTCTTATACCACCAGCCGCCGGGAGATTATTTCCGGGCAAGTACTAGATGCACAGGCCTGGGAAAATATGAGTAAAAAGGAGCAGGATGACTATATAGCTGTTGGCCAAGCGGCAAATGAAAAACCAGGCAATGGTACGGTTTTCGACTTAGGTTGGGGAGCGATTGAATCAAACATTGATGGTGTTAACACCTATAACGATAATTTTGAAGGGTTTGGCAATGTTCAGGGGACTATATTAGACGATTACATCGAAGGAGCTAGATACGAAACTTCTAAAAACACCCTGGATGGCCGCGCCGGTGATGATATCATAAGAGGTTTTGCCGGTACCAATGTATTGATCGGTGGCACAGGCAATGATGTTATGGATGGCGGTGCCGGAAATACGACATATCATTACACCAAAGGTGATGGTGTTGATGTGATCAGGGATAGCGGTGGTGAAAACACCCTGATTTTAGATGGCTTAGATACCGATGATATCTGGTTGACGAAACAGCAAGATGATAGCTTACTCATCGAGTTTGGCGACTCCCAAAACGGCACTGACTGGCAAAACGGTGCCAATGGCAGTATTACTGTTCACGGTAATATTGACGAAGTCAGCTTAGGAGATCACAGCTTAAGTTCAGCAAATATCAACTTACTTGTACAAGCCATGGCAGGTAGTGATATTGGCGACCTGGATGGTGTTTCCGGTAATGGTCAGACAGTGAAGCAACAATTAGATACACTGTGGATGCCTAAGGCCAGCTAA